In uncultured Methanobacterium sp., a genomic segment contains:
- a CDS encoding hydrogenase iron-sulfur subunit translates to MAEDDVKIVMFCCNWCSYGGADTAGTARMQYPPNVRVIRVMCSGRIEPQFIFKAFREGADGVIVAGCHHGDCHYDAGNYKLDRRMRLVYKLADGLGIGRERIHHDWISASEGEKFAKTVTMMVNRITALGPSPLKAQLDAPEEEVEA, encoded by the coding sequence ATGGCTGAGGATGATGTTAAGATCGTGATGTTTTGTTGTAACTGGTGCTCCTATGGTGGAGCTGACACTGCAGGAACCGCAAGGATGCAGTATCCTCCAAATGTGCGGGTCATCCGAGTAATGTGCTCGGGAAGAATTGAACCTCAATTTATTTTCAAGGCCTTCAGAGAAGGTGCTGATGGGGTCATTGTGGCCGGCTGTCACCATGGAGACTGCCACTACGACGCAGGAAACTATAAATTAGACCGTAGAATGAGATTAGTCTACAAACTAGCAGATGGATTGGGAATCGGAAGAGAAAGGATTCACCATGACTGGATATCTGCATCAGAAGGGGAAAAATTCGCAAAAACAGTTACCATGATGGTAAATCGTATAACTGCTCTGGGTCCCTCCCCTCTCAAAGCACAACTAGACGCTCCAGAAGAAGAAGTGGAGGCCTAA